In one window of Erwinia tasmaniensis Et1/99 DNA:
- a CDS encoding NADH:flavin oxidoreductase/NADH oxidase has protein sequence MSALFTPFTLKDITLRNRIAVPPMCQYSADDGLTNDWHQVHYPALARGGAGLVIVEATAVSPEGRITPGCTGLWNDQQAQGMAKIAASIKAAGSVAGIQLAHAGRKASANRPWEGDDHIAAQDSRGWDTIAPSALAFGHHLPKVPQAMTLEQINRVKDDYVAAARRARDAGFEWLELHFAHGYLGQSFFSSHTNQRTDRYGGSFAGRSRFLLETLAAVREVWPENLPLTARLGVIEYDGRDEETLDESIELTKLMRNNGLDLLNVSIGFTVAETDIPWGPGFLAPVSERVRRATGLPVAASWGVEAPAVAERVIAEQQMDLVMIGRAHLADPNYAYYLAKQLKVERPSWVLPAPYAHWLERYRLGE, from the coding sequence CACCTTGCGCAACCGCATTGCCGTGCCGCCAATGTGCCAGTACAGCGCCGATGACGGCCTGACAAACGACTGGCACCAGGTGCATTATCCCGCGCTGGCGCGCGGAGGCGCGGGGCTGGTTATTGTCGAAGCCACGGCGGTTTCACCCGAAGGACGCATCACGCCGGGCTGTACCGGACTATGGAATGACCAGCAGGCGCAAGGCATGGCGAAAATCGCCGCCTCCATCAAAGCCGCTGGATCGGTTGCCGGTATTCAGCTGGCTCACGCCGGACGTAAGGCCAGCGCCAACCGCCCCTGGGAGGGCGACGATCATATCGCCGCACAGGACAGCCGTGGCTGGGATACGATCGCCCCATCCGCCCTGGCCTTCGGCCATCATCTGCCTAAGGTGCCGCAGGCGATGACGCTGGAACAAATTAACCGGGTTAAGGATGATTATGTCGCCGCCGCGCGCCGCGCGCGTGACGCCGGTTTCGAGTGGCTCGAGCTGCATTTTGCCCACGGCTATCTCGGACAGAGTTTTTTCTCGTCGCACACTAACCAGCGTACCGATCGGTATGGCGGGAGTTTTGCGGGTCGTAGTCGCTTCCTGCTGGAAACTCTCGCGGCGGTACGTGAGGTCTGGCCTGAAAATCTGCCGCTAACGGCCCGTCTTGGCGTGATTGAATATGACGGGCGTGATGAAGAAACGCTGGACGAATCGATCGAGCTAACCAAACTGATGCGCAATAACGGTCTGGACCTGCTAAACGTAAGTATCGGCTTCACCGTGGCTGAAACGGATATCCCGTGGGGACCAGGCTTCCTTGCCCCGGTATCAGAACGAGTACGCCGCGCAACCGGACTGCCGGTGGCAGCCTCGTGGGGAGTTGAAGCCCCTGCCGTGGCTGAACGCGTGATAGCCGAACAGCAAATGGATTTAGTGATGATAGGTCGTGCGCATCTCGCCGATCCAAACTATGCGTACTATCTGGCGAAACAGCTAAAGGTAGAGCGCCCTTCATGGGTCTTGCCAGCCCCCTATGCGCACTGGCTGGAACGTTACCGTTTAGGTGAATAG